In one window of Fictibacillus phosphorivorans DNA:
- a CDS encoding DUF4355 domain-containing protein, translating into MNLEEIKKFLDENKGQEEVSAYLQGFKQFGVDEVQKFVIENDDARKWIDSEKDKHFSKGLDTWKTNNLEKIISVEIKKRNPDKTPEQIELDKLRADLEKMQNEKVRESLKNKALTVAGDKKIPTSLIDFFIGQDEERTLANLGQFETAMNDYVKAQVEDRLKGSYTPPGGGNPSVITMDQLKNMSTEEIAKLDPKLLDDVLKG; encoded by the coding sequence ATGAATTTAGAAGAAATTAAGAAGTTTTTAGATGAGAACAAAGGGCAAGAAGAAGTGAGTGCATATCTTCAGGGTTTTAAGCAATTTGGCGTTGATGAGGTGCAAAAGTTTGTAATTGAAAACGATGATGCCCGTAAATGGATTGATTCTGAAAAGGATAAGCATTTTTCAAAAGGTTTAGATACTTGGAAAACTAACAATCTTGAGAAGATTATTTCTGTAGAGATTAAGAAACGTAATCCAGATAAAACTCCAGAACAAATTGAGCTTGATAAATTAAGAGCTGATCTTGAGAAAATGCAAAATGAAAAAGTAAGAGAGTCACTTAAAAATAAAGCTCTAACAGTTGCTGGTGATAAGAAAATTCCTACATCATTGATTGATTTCTTTATTGGTCAGGATGAAGAAAGGACGCTTGCAAATTTAGGGCAATTTGAAACTGCTATGAATGATTATGTTAAAGCTCAAGTTGAAGACAGATTAAAAGGCTCTTACACTCCTCCAGGAGGCGGCAATCCAAGTGTTATTACTATGGATCAATTAAAGAACATGTCTACTGAAGAAATTGCAAAACTAGATCCAAAATTATTAGACGATGTGTTAAAAGGATAA
- a CDS encoding minor capsid protein, with translation MQLNKYLQLLRTLIEQLVTENINELLKLFKSSFGIVQKDINSMLLSYIVDGKLSVSKKQRYKLLKKLDKTLLKQVKELGKKDIEVTTKILNETASESYYRTAFIMESGQDKPIDVKPLKSNEMKAIVNTPVKEEMFSDRIWKNKKKLVKQVRYSVEQALINGTDPKKLAKEVKRIFGVSTYESERLIFNEVARVHKQAQDQVYEQMKVKKVMFDATLDKKTSKYCREHDGRIYEFGKHPNIPEDSHVGCRSDIIPVVDGWKPTVQKENIKNEDRVKPLINYSNYEEWLKHKRF, from the coding sequence ATGCAGTTGAATAAGTATTTACAACTCTTACGTACATTAATTGAACAGTTAGTAACTGAAAACATTAATGAACTATTAAAACTCTTTAAATCGTCCTTTGGAATAGTACAAAAAGATATTAACTCTATGTTATTATCGTACATTGTGGATGGTAAATTATCAGTTTCTAAGAAGCAGCGTTATAAGTTACTCAAGAAACTTGATAAAACACTTCTTAAACAAGTAAAAGAGTTAGGTAAGAAGGATATCGAAGTAACAACTAAGATATTAAATGAAACTGCTTCTGAATCTTATTATCGTACAGCTTTTATTATGGAATCAGGTCAGGATAAACCGATTGATGTTAAACCACTAAAGTCAAACGAAATGAAAGCAATCGTCAATACTCCTGTTAAGGAAGAAATGTTTTCTGATCGTATTTGGAAGAACAAAAAGAAGTTAGTCAAACAAGTTAGATATAGTGTAGAACAAGCATTAATAAATGGTACCGATCCTAAGAAACTTGCTAAAGAAGTAAAGCGGATATTTGGAGTATCAACTTACGAGTCTGAAAGATTGATATTTAATGAGGTCGCAAGGGTTCATAAGCAAGCTCAGGATCAAGTGTATGAGCAAATGAAGGTTAAAAAGGTAATGTTTGACGCAACACTTGATAAGAAAACAAGTAAATACTGTCGTGAGCATGACGGTAGGATATATGAGTTTGGAAAGCATCCGAATATTCCAGAAGATTCTCATGTTGGTTGTAGGTCTGATATTATTCCTGTTGTGGATGGTTGGAAACCTACTGTGCAAAAGGAAAATATCAAGAATGAAGACAGAGTTAAGCCTTTAATAAATTATTCCAATTATGAAGAATGGTTGAAACATAAAAGATTTTAA
- a CDS encoding phage head closure protein: MNEYPHTIIFQQKTKIPDGSGGFTEDWATFKVVEALVQPLSGSKYFLAQQIQSKINYKIFMDFDSEINFKFRINYNGKILKIDAPIDQGGLEEVLCLLCVSEVSQ; encoded by the coding sequence ATGAATGAGTACCCTCACACAATTATATTCCAACAAAAAACAAAAATTCCTGATGGCTCAGGTGGCTTCACAGAAGATTGGGCTACATTTAAAGTAGTCGAAGCTTTAGTACAGCCTTTGAGTGGAAGTAAGTATTTTCTTGCACAACAAATACAATCCAAGATTAATTACAAAATATTCATGGATTTTGACAGTGAAATTAATTTTAAATTTAGGATTAACTATAACGGTAAAATTCTTAAAATTGATGCTCCGATTGATCAAGGTGGTTTAGAAGAAGTGTTATGTCTGTTGTGTGTTAGCGAGGTAAGTCAATGA
- a CDS encoding DUF3168 domain-containing protein codes for MKTAILSLQTAIYNRLSNDIQLAAKITGVYDAVDENTVFPYVTLGNGDTVNNWSTGTWYGEELTHTIHVWSRYKGKKEAIEIMNLIINALTQPLSLDGGFLVEFTQLEFMEVLSDPDDITRHGVMRYRFKIRNL; via the coding sequence ATGAAAACCGCAATACTAAGCTTACAAACTGCCATTTATAATAGACTGTCTAATGATATACAATTAGCAGCAAAAATAACTGGTGTTTATGATGCGGTAGATGAAAATACTGTCTTTCCATACGTTACGCTTGGAAATGGGGATACAGTCAACAATTGGTCAACAGGTACATGGTATGGAGAAGAGTTAACACATACAATACATGTTTGGTCACGTTATAAAGGTAAAAAAGAAGCAATAGAAATTATGAATTTGATAATAAACGCTCTTACTCAACCACTATCATTGGATGGTGGTTTTTTAGTGGAGTTTACACAATTAGAGTTTATGGAAGTGCTTAGTGATCCTGATGATATTACTAGGCATGGTGTAATGCGGTACAGATTTAAAATTAGAAACCTATAG
- a CDS encoding phage head-tail connector protein: MDTQEVKDILGITNSKHDFYIQTSIPLFIEFIQEYSNNTFTDENGNVVLKGGAKIALAKMIEYNMNKSGQSSRSFGEVSYSYDTDFPQSILKLLQPYLRIKV; this comes from the coding sequence ATGGATACACAAGAAGTCAAAGATATTTTAGGCATCACTAATTCCAAACATGATTTTTACATTCAAACTTCTATCCCTTTGTTCATTGAATTCATTCAAGAGTACAGTAACAATACTTTCACTGATGAAAATGGAAATGTTGTATTAAAAGGTGGGGCAAAAATTGCACTTGCTAAAATGATTGAATACAACATGAATAAATCAGGTCAATCTTCTCGTTCTTTTGGTGAAGTCTCATATTCTTATGATACTGATTTCCCTCAGTCTATACTCAAGTTACTACAGCCTTATTTGAGGATCAAAGTATGA
- a CDS encoding phage major tail protein, TP901-1 family encodes MRGVDILLMVNTGTDAVPVWAAVAGQRNATLAEESETIDITSKDSQGAFEYDYGFYGWTIDADGVYVKDDAGYQELKDAIRNKQKIKVRMQEEGVATEEGMALVTSAEFEGSYDAEVTYSVSLQGTGKLTAPAA; translated from the coding sequence ATGCGTGGAGTAGATATTTTATTAATGGTTAATACAGGTACAGATGCAGTACCAGTTTGGGCAGCAGTTGCTGGACAGAGGAATGCAACTTTGGCAGAAGAAAGCGAAACAATTGATATTACATCAAAGGATTCTCAAGGTGCATTCGAGTATGATTATGGTTTTTACGGATGGACTATTGATGCAGATGGTGTGTATGTAAAAGATGATGCTGGATATCAAGAATTAAAGGATGCTATCCGTAATAAGCAAAAGATAAAAGTTCGTATGCAAGAAGAAGGCGTTGCAACTGAAGAAGGAATGGCTTTAGTTACATCGGCAGAATTTGAAGGTTCTTACGATGCCGAAGTTACATACAGCGTTTCATTACAAGGAACAGGTAAATTAACTGCACCAGCAGCTTAA
- a CDS encoding HK97-gp10 family putative phage morphogenesis protein, with protein sequence MKIDFELKGLEALINNIKDYEINKKTDVSNIVKDTALKIQANAKQRTPVKSGTLKRSIGIDLAPDEMSAEIGTNEEYAPHVEFGTAPRTISTKDSSTLSDGKQIYGKEVKHPGTKAQPFLFPAYEQEIPEYKSKLAEALRDVK encoded by the coding sequence ATGAAGATTGATTTTGAGTTAAAAGGACTTGAGGCATTAATTAATAATATCAAAGATTATGAGATAAACAAAAAGACAGATGTAAGTAATATTGTTAAAGATACTGCTCTAAAAATTCAAGCCAATGCTAAACAAAGAACACCAGTAAAGTCAGGTACTTTGAAAAGAAGTATTGGGATTGATCTTGCACCAGATGAAATGAGTGCAGAAATAGGAACAAATGAAGAATATGCTCCTCATGTTGAATTTGGAACAGCACCAAGAACAATTTCAACCAAGGACTCTAGTACTCTAAGTGACGGGAAACAAATATATGGAAAAGAAGTTAAACATCCAGGAACTAAAGCACAACCATTTCTATTTCCTGCTTATGAACAAGAAATCCCTGAATATAAGAGTAAATTAGCTGAAGCATTGAGGGATGTAAAATGA
- a CDS encoding phage tail protein: MATIAEMMVKIGADTSGLEKSTKQVQTDFKKMGSNVSSVAKDMGQSVTGLSGKWKLMSDEMKSAYTQASASLQPFKQDMVEVEYGFFKLGKSMNDYKGTNQEFMSEVEELGKRHKKVTENMLKNNDFMKQSFIQGVGQMLARSGQSEKIAANFERMGNPLYTVNNGLLKIGSSLEGVARKGNATVLALKQLGPSANMKELLDMTRMINTGLLRTASLALLAGIAFVGINVGLAKMAENNGFTELSTSLSTLGSTLNTALLPFIESWDKVMGAIVLGINKVAELWATFSQLNPELSAAVSWFAYLFVGLLILLAPLAVGIGLTGGLTAAFSALWLVISPFLIGFLSVAATAAVVAAAIVAVGGALYMLWTKTTWFKDEVISVWEGIKSATLTAWNYVYNNAIKPAIDAIYKFIQSKMAQVKAFWDQNGQQILQAGKNVWSVISKVVEVAVKAIGAILQVVFPVAKALVISTWNAIKMTISGAIDIILGVIKFFSALFTGDWKGVWEASKQILSGAVQFILGFVQITFIGGITRGISAFGSTLRTLFSGIWNTAKSIFTTGINGVKNVVTSGFDNVVSFITGLGTTFFNAGKGLIDMMASGIKAAAGKVLKEMEEIASKARDFLPFSPAKTGPLSDLDKLDFAGPIGDSISKGMPIIKGLLTDVLQLPNIQGGASDSSSSSSGRSGIVQNITINSPKALSPSETARKQLQASKRLAMDWGF, encoded by the coding sequence ATGGCAACTATTGCCGAAATGATGGTGAAAATCGGTGCTGACACCTCTGGTTTAGAAAAAAGTACGAAACAAGTACAAACAGATTTCAAAAAAATGGGTTCGAATGTTTCATCTGTAGCAAAAGATATGGGTCAAAGTGTAACAGGATTATCTGGTAAATGGAAACTCATGAGTGATGAAATGAAATCAGCGTACACTCAAGCAAGTGCAAGTTTACAACCGTTTAAGCAAGATATGGTAGAAGTCGAATATGGATTCTTCAAACTTGGTAAAAGTATGAATGATTACAAGGGTACAAATCAAGAATTTATGTCTGAAGTTGAAGAACTGGGGAAACGACATAAAAAAGTAACTGAAAACATGCTAAAAAACAATGATTTCATGAAACAATCCTTTATACAAGGTGTAGGACAAATGTTAGCAAGGAGTGGTCAAAGTGAGAAGATCGCAGCTAATTTTGAACGAATGGGAAATCCCCTTTACACAGTTAATAATGGATTATTAAAGATTGGTAGCAGTTTAGAAGGTGTTGCAAGAAAAGGTAATGCAACTGTATTGGCACTTAAACAACTGGGTCCCAGTGCAAACATGAAAGAGTTATTAGATATGACTCGTATGATTAATACTGGTTTGTTGCGTACTGCATCTTTAGCTTTATTAGCTGGAATTGCATTTGTTGGAATTAATGTAGGTTTAGCTAAGATGGCAGAAAATAATGGATTTACAGAACTTAGTACATCATTAAGCACTTTAGGAAGTACTCTAAATACAGCATTACTACCATTCATTGAATCTTGGGATAAAGTAATGGGTGCAATTGTATTAGGAATAAATAAGGTTGCCGAGTTATGGGCTACTTTTAGTCAGTTGAATCCAGAATTAAGTGCAGCAGTATCTTGGTTTGCTTATCTGTTCGTTGGACTTCTCATATTGCTTGCACCTCTTGCGGTAGGAATCGGGTTGACTGGCGGGCTTACAGCAGCCTTCTCAGCTTTATGGCTTGTAATTAGTCCTTTTTTAATAGGGTTCCTTTCTGTTGCAGCTACAGCAGCAGTTGTCGCAGCAGCAATTGTAGCAGTTGGAGGAGCATTATACATGCTCTGGACTAAGACTACTTGGTTCAAAGATGAGGTAATTTCTGTTTGGGAAGGTATAAAAAGTGCCACACTTACTGCATGGAATTATGTTTACAATAACGCAATTAAACCAGCAATCGATGCAATTTATAAATTTATACAGAGTAAAATGGCTCAAGTTAAAGCTTTTTGGGATCAAAACGGACAACAGATATTACAAGCTGGGAAAAACGTTTGGTCAGTCATTTCTAAGGTAGTAGAGGTTGCAGTTAAAGCAATCGGAGCAATTCTACAAGTTGTTTTCCCAGTTGCAAAGGCACTGGTAATTTCAACGTGGAATGCTATAAAAATGACTATATCAGGTGCAATAGACATTATACTTGGAGTAATTAAGTTTTTCTCTGCATTGTTTACTGGGGATTGGAAAGGTGTTTGGGAGGCTTCTAAACAAATTCTTTCGGGAGCTGTTCAGTTTATTCTTGGCTTTGTGCAAATTACCTTTATCGGTGGTATCACAAGAGGAATTTCTGCATTTGGTTCAACTTTGAGAACATTGTTTTCGGGTATCTGGAATACAGCAAAATCTATCTTTACTACTGGAATAAATGGAGTGAAAAATGTAGTTACATCTGGTTTCGATAACGTAGTTTCATTTATTACAGGATTGGGAACTACTTTCTTTAATGCAGGAAAAGGGTTAATTGATATGATGGCTAGTGGAATTAAAGCAGCAGCAGGTAAAGTGCTTAAAGAGATGGAAGAAATTGCATCAAAAGCAAGAGATTTCTTACCGTTTTCACCTGCAAAAACGGGTCCATTGAGTGACTTAGATAAACTAGATTTTGCGGGTCCGATTGGAGATAGTATTTCCAAAGGTATGCCAATTATTAAAGGTTTATTAACTGATGTCCTTCAATTACCAAACATACAAGGTGGAGCATCTGATTCTTCAAGTTCGTCATCAGGTAGAAGCGGTATAGTTCAAAACATCACGATTAACAGTCCAAAAGCTCTTTCTCCATCCGAGACAGCACGAAAACAATTACAAGCAAGTAAACGTTTAGCAATGGACTGGGGGTTTTAA